A genomic stretch from Plasmodium brasilianum strain Bolivian I chromosome 9, whole genome shotgun sequence includes:
- a CDS encoding UVB-resistance protein UVR8-like protein, with protein sequence MQKIRNTLKGRSRFFICDLKYYSSKKKVEEKKERKYNLWRWGCSGDSIFSSIKVGEKSQLPEKVPNFENVKIEKLSAGCNHAAFIVEGKIFTYGLNDKGQLGRNLDENEKSNNYSLIPKEVNNVNNIKFTDVCCGYRHTLAVDENNDLYSWGWGGNFFRGANGLGHGSKQNVNIPKRIESFKNEDSEFTNICCGEQHSLVLTKNGKVYGCGRGEFGRLGKGNHGDQLFFEEIDYFISNNIIIKHICCGHSFSAALSTNGEVYVWGRNDYGQLGIENSIGDLYSHEVYPNKVKYFEMENIKIKFIACGDNHMIACSENNIIYFWGSRAWLEPKAITLNPQYENSIIKKDIEKIQAGGSTYYYSMLLSDNKLYSWGKYNSSCLALNDKKNHNEPTLVDSKLFNNEIVCDISCGRGRVLAKTLANV encoded by the coding sequence atgcaaaaaattcGTAACACTTTAAAGGGAAGAAGTCGCTTTTTTATATGcgatttaaaatattatagcagtaaaaaaaaagtagaagaaaaaaaggaaagaaaatataacttATGGAGATGGGGTTGTTCAGGTGATAGTATATTTTCCTCCATAAAAGTTGGGGAAAAAAGTCAGTTACCTGAGAAGGTAccaaattttgaaaatgtaAAGATTGAAAAATTGTCAGCTGGTTGCAACCATGCAGCTTTTATAGTAGAAGGGAAAATTTTCACATACGGTTTAAACGACAAAGGTCAATTAGGCAGAAATTtagatgaaaatgaaaaaagtaataattattcGTTAATACCGAAAGAagtaaataatgtaaataatataaaatttacagaTGTTTGTTGTGGTTATAGGCACACCTTAGCTGTAGATGAGAATAATGATTTGTACAGCTGGGGATGGGGAGGAAACTTTTTTAGAGGTGCAAACGGGTTAGGACATGGTAGTAaacaaaatgtaaatatcCCTAAAAGAATtgaatcatttaaaaatgaagattcagaatttacaaatatatgttgtGGTGAACAACATAGTTTagtattaacaaaaaatggaaaagtgTATGGATGTGGACGAGGTGAATTTGGACGGCTAGGCAAAGGAAATCATGGAgatcaattattttttgaagaaatcgattattttataagtaaCAATATAATTATCAAACATATCTGTTGTGGTCATAGTTTTTCTGCTGCCTTATCGACTAATGGTGAGGTTTATGTTTGGGGAAGAAATGACTATGGACAATTAGGTATTGAAAATAGTATAGGTGATTTATATTCTCACGAAGTATATccaaataaagtaaaatatttcgaaatggaaaatattaaaataaaatttattgctTGTGGAGATAATCATATGATTGCTTGTtcagaaaataatattatctaTTTCTGGGGATCAAGGGCATGGTTAGAACCAAAGGCCATAACTTTAAACCCACAATATGAAAatagtataattaaaaaagatattgaGAAAATTCAAGCAGGTGGAAGTACTTACTACTATTCTATGTTACTCTCAGATAATAAATTGTATTCCTGGGGTAAATATAACTCATCCTGTTTAGcattaaatgataaaaaaaatcataacgAACCAACTTTAGTGGATTCCAAACTATTTAATAACGAAATTGTTTGTGATATTTCTTGTGGCAGGGGACGAGTGCTCGCTAAAACGTTAGCGAACGTTTAA
- a CDS encoding hypothetical protein (conserved Plasmodium protein): MKVSNEPNDKQVKIEKNYILEMLRENECETLEELKNLIIFLNSENKRLHSINMESLKKINILSVRVKHLENLTKDYDRFYQNKISYNRKFKELKNKVNMLVRFAKDKENEYNELIGKQDKYFKNFFFDLNKTIESIISCDKDNGCSTPGRTSPNVSSIKYKEKVHSNSHLKHQAFPLSFSNTSFYGNNNNRVCSANEDGVNENSISEDGFNDEGDKDLKIEKKKDEVSSTRHGLGVKNVIPNALKLQKELSSKNYILSPKNSGKKCDYDLCYNRNIEKIKSLCESIKNVDNESSNSKNSYLSKENNFSIYNNHKTELEYSPDDVLYEVELYKTQNGRNLQTQKSLNKIVDYNADIKQRLNNLMDEVSVEDNKKNSIITKNYLNKGIISKSNITGILTNKANIASLEHIENSIPKYVKYNTIHREIMNPRQHFLTQNKSSIDHIICL, from the exons atgaaagtgAGCAATGAACCTAACGACAAACAagtaaaaattgaaaagaaCTACATTTTAGAAATGCTAAGAGAAAATGAATGTGAAACTTTAGAAGAActgaaaaatttaataatattcttaaacAGCGAAAACAAAAGGTTACATTCAATTAATATGGAATctttgaagaaaataaatatcttAAGTGTGAGGGTTAAACACTTAgaaaatttaacaaaagaTTATGATCGcttttatcaaaataaaataagctATAATCGTAAGTTTAaagagttaaaaaataaagtaaacaTGCTCGTAAGATTCGCA aaagataaagaaaatgaataCAATGAGTTAATTGGTAAACAAGACaaatactttaaaaattttttttttgacttaAATAAAACTATAGAATCAATTATTTCATGTGACAAAGACAATGGTTGTAGTACCCCTGGGAGAACATCTCCAAATGTTAGCTCGATTAAGTATAAAGAAAAGGTTCATTCAAATAGTCATCTAAAACATCAGGCGTTTCCCTTATCTTTTTCTAATACTTCCTTTTATGgcaataacaacaataggGTTTGCAGTGCTAACGAGGACGGTGTCAATGAGAACAGTATCAGCGAAGATGGTTTCAACGATGAGGGTGATAAAGATttgaaaatagaaaaaaaaaaagacgagGTAAGTAGCACAAGACATGGTCTTGGAGTAAAGAATGTTATCCCCAATGCATTAAAATTACAGAAGGAATTATCAtcaaagaattatattttatcaccGAAAAATTCAGGAAAAAAATGCGATTACGATTTATGTTACAACAGAAATATagagaaaattaaaagtttATGTGAATCCattaaaaatgtagataATGAATCATCAAATTCTAAGAATTCTTATTTAAGTAAAGAAaacaatttttcaatttataataatcataaGACAGAATTGGAATATTCTCCAGATGATGTACTAT ATGAAGTTGAACTATACAAAACACAAAATGGGAGAAACCTGCAAACACAAAAATCGctaaataaaattgttgATTATAATGCTGATATAAAGCAGAGATTAAATAATTTGATGGATGAGGTCAGTGttgaagataataaaaaaaactctATCATTACCAagaattatttgaataaGGGCATAATCtcaaaaagtaatataactGGTATACTAACTAATAAAGCAAATATTGCTTCCTTAGAACATATAGAAAATAGCATACCcaaatatgttaaatataacaCTATTCATCGTGAAATTATGAACCCTCGTCAACATTTTCTCACTCAAAACAAAAGTTCAATTGatcatattatttgtttataa
- a CDS encoding hypothetical protein (conserved Plasmodium protein), which translates to MEYSEEGKKNLCYECENVESMIYKTKNKLYVLDQLDENFVSKNYFVNNYLLCDKNEDSNMETQIKYISKETLDENKTVGCYNALEKVGNKYKAKTNISLVHDCSEYSEQGKQIGICYNSQKMEAICGGNYKYYNYSNNCSSGLSRKKGENKSNTNLSLDYYENVFCFQLVLKEIITEMNEIKFKLNLLEFYNFFSKINDCIVVGIIPSTDEQQKEKQSDLLILNFINLLLYRQNELIGLNDLTKNYMKNKVRLEKGVKNKKMDKMGKTVKAEKVEKMCTHYYGIFIIEKLNYIINNNKNIYDENNNLINPHYLINIFPPSNIKLGPSSFICANMLFAYNYIYFKRENLLFASVDSYNILKKKKYGSMPYFGLKQHNYMPVNKENKSVNFMDYFYEYIYSSNIYYKNLLNINISREKRSRKKIDQHKLNEKKDTYIEETYHECTSNSKCTPKEDNIMDVVNKLRDAFNEEEGKYSPSTFNIYSVLKKLCNRLFNQHDQNVKNHVGFKNICTFENKDFQYEFDNSQDIYNHFSHEPYFFLHHINQTKTNECGNFNIQEVKNEREYTIYRIYTFLFYICDIVFYVQKTALSFHTTIDPFFEKFLKFLYRYNSNFSAKSTKTELHFVYNDEDTNEFFNKYSKFYHNKIRKKKKKKENGTLKKKKEKKNDSDEYIYKWSESDSTDKLMAKKDTYYYSEDCERILMNYVYTNYDMVEKEKMEKLKSIIENNIMEKIQKNKLFCYGSNIVTIVLNYNFESNNLYKYFDEDKKMRLEYFPFFKYNICKYQKKHRKDINNSKCSFCVKNNFTCSYCLKKKSTSLYAEIFNNIFYNEKYDVSNSNYIHPTFSVDLFQKRIYRLIYKKKKGAINYFVDYFSALSDIREEEKLSPDNCLTFNYSYSCDNTSFTNVKTNIDIFLGKMNHSNIVYPKNDTKKNSDKEVDEKKCTINSHRENKGNTTSMVDSKISSYLLNNSVKNNVSICYNSFFYQWIKEVNNFNVTINDLIIYISTYDILYKYNVLKNKKLDIQRCKCISCRFSNIVSVKCDNFCEYEQNKNTQIREIIPLNDITKSRRNSTQLLNKGDINTGIDDGRIHLELKTLNEENKNKLPELHVLNEKNLLIHNNKDKAPIQKDNISNQEGLYTPSNSKGAKNNCYGVNSREEDYKENKKISKEEKKINNYNNKFICPDNSISNKKDHINRNNEQVCSNDKKFESQVIRMQNYIDINLFSKTGNNHSCKKKNDLVKNEVKNNYHMFYKNNDYSSTIIEGIFYILLKCYVSLPKELKGHELVDNLLDLIEMFLLYLLNKGFHILHEQELFVNTIKSLHAYFLFSLNKTKDIITSYIINNDNVDLIINPCIFLFMKHLIREEKRMHNRKLDEYSLFKNLSGRKSNGINYAYLHQLESGKYEKGKDNNKDIEKDKNNDIEKDNEKEDEKDKKEENNYIKKREHIYREFSTPFEENFMYTFIMSALNLNYCENLKLLKKKSETVFSNVTVLAYNFKSIKMYKDFVNNELKTKYNNSIIFKLKNDFSLYLCKEDLCNIHNQKHNSYLFKNFINTFDNIQLYQLKDNPNIYLYVNVECECYQGCRYFKSINSTTNYFHKYNEKGSSTQGNKEHGKKIVDFKKDASFKIEQLNDLNLTGIDYFNISKGANAISQRGEKYVYVKNSSLNDNCNKDDVKKNKNATYNTTEFIGNKVLIHTLPVFDTCPAHVNNINQNENLNYFIKNTNAKLSRIWVYSPVIKNISFRTKICIPLPLTQLYKMKEKLENNEHFEFERFDVNEENFVYMYLSHGEILVPQHTLALLTFPLFFYVCSKKLLNEINNLLNQNGKTDTNYITQKNNLFCSKFEENFFFYHFYIDINIFDVSNSSQESESLVNAYASNHCKSTAHVHHTTVNKKDTKKKSTENNLTSSKGCNKQKYVILPFPYFYNCTNELNNYRISIDFTELEI; encoded by the exons ATGGAGTACTcagaagaaggaaaaaaaaacttatgtTATGAATGTGAAAATGTAGAAAGTATGATATATAAAAccaaaaacaaattatatgtattagaCCAACTAGATGAAAATTTTGTCTCCAAAAATTACTTTGTGAACAACTACCTCTTATGCGATAAGAATGAAGACAGTAATATGGAgacacaaataaaatatatttctaaggAGACAttagatgaaaataaaacagtaGGATGTTATAATGCTCTTGAAAAGGTTGGAAATAAGTATAAGgcaaaaacaaatatttctttGGTTCATGATTGTTCTGAATATTCTGAACAAGGGAAACAAATAGGTATATGTTATAACAGCCAAAAAATGGAAGCCATCTGTGGTGGTAACTATAAGTACTACAACTACAGCAACAACTGCAGTAGCGGTTTATCcagaaaaaaaggggaaaataaaagcaaCACAAATCTTTCGTTGGATTACTATGAAAATGTGTTTTGTTTTCAGCTtgttttaaaagaaataataacagAAATGAATGAGATAAAATTCAAATTAAACCTCCTGGAAttctacaattttttttctaaaataaatGACTGTATAGTGGTAGGTATAATTCCTTCAACCGACGAACAACAAAAGGAGAAACAGTCCGATTTGCTTATTCTAAATTTTATCaacttattattatacagaCAAAACGAATTAATTGGATTAAATGATTTAACGAAAAAttacatgaaaaataaagtacGCTTAGAAAAAggtgttaaaaataaaaaaatggacaaaatgggaaaaacGGTAAAAGCGGAAAAAGTGGAAAAAATGTGTACACATTACTAtggaatatttattatagagaagctaaattatataattaataataataaaaacatttatgatgaaaataacaaTTTAATAAATCCGCACTACTTAATTAACATATTCCCTCCatctaatataaaattaggaCCATCCTCATTTATTTGTGCAAATATGTTATTTgcttataattatatttattttaaaagagaaAACCTGTTATTTGCTTCCGTTGATTCATacaatatattgaaaaagaagaagtatGGCAGTATGCCTTATTTCGGTTTAAAGCAGCATAATTATATGCCTGTAAACAAAGAAAACAAATCAGTAAATTTTATGGACTATTTctatgagtatatatattcttctaATATCTACTATAAAAACTTgcttaatataaatatttcaagaGAAAAGAGGAgtaggaaaaaaatagacCAACACAAattaaacgaaaaaaaggaCACATATATAGAAGAGACATATCATGAATGTACATCAAATTCGAAATGTACACCAAAAGAAGATAACATCATGGATGTAGTTAACAAATTAAGAGATGCATTTAATGAAGAAGAAGGCAAATATAGTCCATCTACTTTTAATATCTACAGTGTGCTGAAAAAGTTATGTAATAGGTTATTTAATCAACATGACCAAAATGTAAAGAACCATGTGgggtttaaaaatatatgcacctTCGAAAATAAAGACTTCCAGTACGAATTTGACAATTCTCAGGATATTTATAACCACTTTTCTCACGAaccttacttttttttacatcATATTAATCAAACAAAGACAAACGAATGTGGTAATTTCAACATTCAAGAagttaaaaatgaaagagaATACACAATTTACAGAATAtacacttttttattttacatttgtgATATAGTGTTTTACGTTCAAAAGACGGCATTATCTTTTCATACAACCATAGACCcgttttttgaaaaattccTGAAATTTCTTTACAGATACAACTCTAATTTTAGCGCTAAAA GTACCAAGACAGAGTTGCATTTCGTGTATAACGATGAAGATACAAATGagttttttaataaatatagcaagttttatcataataaaataaggaagaagaaaaaaaagaaggaaaatggaacattaaagaaaaagaaggaaaagaaaaacgatTCAGATGAATACATTTACAAATGGTCGGAATCTGACAGTACAGATAAATTAATGGCAAAAAAGGATACATACTATTACAGTGAAGACTGTGAAAGgattttaatgaattatgTGTATACAAATTATGATATggtagaaaaagaaaaaatggaaaaactGAAAAgtattatagaaaataatattatggaaaagattcaaaaaaataaattattttgttatggCAGTAATATTGTTACTattgttttaaattacaattttGAAAGTAAcaatttgtataaatattttgatgaggacaaaaaaatgaggttggagtattttcctttttttaaatataatatttgtaaatatcaGAAAAAACATAggaaagatataaataattcgAAATGTTCTTTTTgcgtaaaaaataattttacttgTTCTTATTGccttaaaaaaaagtctACCTCATTATATGcggaaatatttaataacatattttataatgaaaaatatgatgtATCGAATTCTAATTACATCCATCCTACATTTTCTGTTGActtatttcaaaaaagaatttatcgtttgatatataaaaaaaaaaaaggggcgataaattattttgttgatTATTTTAGTGCACTGTCTGATATTAGGGAAGAGGAAAAACTTTCACCTGATAACTGTCTTACGTTCAATTATTCCTATTCGTGTGATAATACTTCATTTACTAATGTTAAAACgaatattgatatatttcTGGGAAAAATGAACCATTCTAATATAGTTTACCCAAAGAATGATACTAAGAAGAACAGCGACAAAGAAGTTGATGAGAAAAAATGTACTATCAACAGTCATAGAGAAAACAAGGGTAACACTACTAGTATGGTTGATTCGAAAATTAGTAGTTACCTTTTAAACAATTCTGTGAAAAACAATGTAAGCATTTGTTATAACAGTTTCTTTTATCAATGGATTAAGGAGGTTAACAATTTTAATGTTACAATAAATGacctaataatatatatatcaacatatgatattttatataaatataatgttttgaaaaataaaaaattggaCATACAAAGATGTAAATGTATTTCCTGCAGATTTAGTAATATAGTCTCTGTGAAATGCGATAATTTTTGTGAATATGAACAGAATAAGAATACACAAATTCGAGAAATTATTCCATTAAATGATATCACTAAAAGTAGAAGAAACAGTACGCAACTTTTAAACAAAGGGGACATCAATACAGGCATAGATGATGGTAGGATCCACTTGGAGCTTAAAACTTTAAatgaggaaaataaaaataaattgccAGAATTGCACGTACTAAATGAGAAGAACTTACTTATACATAACAACAAAGATAAGGCTCCAATACAAAAGGATAATATTTCAAACCAGGAGGGTCTTTACACTCCTTCTAACTCGAAAGGTGCTAAAAACAATTGTTATGGTGTTAATAGTAGAGAAGAGGACTATaaggaaaataagaaaatttctaaagaggaaaaaaaaatcaacaattataataacaaGTTTATCTGCCCAGACAATAGCATAAGTAACAAAAAGGACCATATCAACAGGAATAATGAGCAAGTATGtagtaatgataaaaaatttgagtCACAGGTAATTCGTATGCAAAATTACATAGATATAAATCTTTTTAGCAAAACTGGGAATAACCAtagttgtaaaaaaaaaaatgatcttgtaaaaaatgaagtaaaaaataactatcatatgttttataaaaataatgattacTCTTCTACAATCATAGAAGGTATTTTCTACATTTTGCTTAAATGTTATGTTTCTTTACCGAAAGAATTAAAGGGGCATGAACTAGTTGATAACTTATTAGATTTAATCGAAATGTTTCTCTTATATTTGTTGAATAAAGGGtttcatattttacatgAACAAGAATTGTTTGTAAATACAATTAAAAGTTtacatgcatattttttgttttccttaAATAAAACTAAGGACATAATTACTAGTTACATTATTAATAACGATAATGTTGATCTTATTATAAATCCATGTATATTTCTCTTTATGAAACATTTAATTAGAGAAGAGAAGCGAATGCATAATCGTAAATTAGAtgaatattcattatttaaaaatttatcagGACGTAAGAGCAATGGCAtaaattatgcatatttgCACCAGCTAGAAAGTGGAAAgtatgaaaaaggaaaagataaCAATAAAGATattgaaaaagataaaaataatgatatcgAAAAAGATAACGAAAAAGAAGacgaaaaagataaaaaagaagaaaataattacattaaGAAAAGGGAGCATATTTACCGAGAATTTTCTACTCCATTTGaggaaaattttatgtacacATTTATTATGAGTgcattaaatttaaattattgtgAAAATCTTAAGctgctaaaaaaaaaatcagagACAGTATTTTCCAATGTAACTGTTCTAGCGtacaattttaaaagtattaaaatgtacaaaGATTTTGTGAATAATGAGCTAAAAacgaaatataataattccataatttttaaattaaaaaatgactTTTCACTTTACTTATGCAAAGAAGATTTATGCAATATACATAATCAAAAGCATAatagttatttatttaaaaatttcataaatacATTTGATAACATACAACTTTATCAGCTTAAAGACAACCCAAATATATACCTCTATGTCAATGTAGAATGTGAATGCTACCAAGGATGcagatattttaaaagtattaatTCGACTACTAactattttcataaatataacgAAAAGGGTTCTTCAACTCAAGGTAATAAAGAACatggtaaaaaaattgttgattttaaaaaagatgcAAGTTTTAAAATAGAACAGTTGAATGATCTCAATCTAACAGGTATAgattattttaacatttccAAAGGTGCTAATGCAATAAGCCAACGGGGCGAAAAATACgtatatgttaaaaattcCTCTTTAAATGATAATTGCAACAAGGATGATGTCAAGAAGAACAAGAATGCGACCTATAACACAACAGAGTTTATAGGTAACAAGGTCCTTATCCACACCTTACCTGTTTTTGACACTTGTCCTGcacatgtaaataatataaaccaAAATGAAAACTTaaactattttattaaaaatacgaATGCAAAATTATCTAGAATTTGGGTGTACTCACctgtaataaaaaacatttcttttcgaacaaaaatatgtatacctTTACCTTTAACACAATTATATAAgatgaaagaaaaattagaaaataatgaacacTTTGAATTTGAAAGGTTCGATGTGAACGAAGagaattttgtatatatgtatctcAGTCACGGGGAAATTTTAGTTCCTCAGCACACATTAGCCCTGTTaacttttcctttatttttctatgtttgttcaaaaaaattgctaaatgaaattaataatttacttaATCAGAATGGAAAGACAGATACGAATTATATAacccaaaaaaataatttattttgttccaaattcgaagaaaatttttttttttatcatttttacatagacattaatatatttgatgtTTCGAATTCTTCACAAGAAAGTGAATCATTGGTCAATGCATATGCGAGTAACCATTGTAAATCAACTGCACATGTTCACCACACTACTgtgaataaaaaagatacaaaaaaaaagtctactgaaaataatttaacgaGCTCCAAAGGTtgtaataaacaaaaatatgttatcttaccttttccatatttttacaattgcactaatgaattaaataattatagaaTTAGTATTGATTTTACAGAGCTGGAAATTTGA
- a CDS encoding CLPTM1 domain-containing protein — translation MGSALSSQNVVTSGANTQNDNNNGNENARVPFFQKLVSIIIQMLIMHLVMYFISGGKNKMVPKNGNIDGNKLFLKNSFENGDIFDVYIFLSNNHSVNFDYIKNNSKLIQIREKELYIYRKFSNYEKFDYSFYLNDSWKNEKYISVAVIPLHFYKKRDMSCLLNSSIKKEFKNQILVDNIPITVKMLPYELEEEEKYSLMGEDYKNMKKKQKKKEKKEEFYHIKKRIDINIVHDLSQHRINEFNMPHLKTWKINIHTNTYTPPIFLSDFWLIESDYYVLDKVLLKDKDKRTNYISIYDPYRIRKKIKDVDSFLIIEKNMDENKLLNIEINYGTCSFMYYMFIKQMDTSIRIMDRNNNKTFSFQNLTNATANKEINMMKKILMTTNIYMLIFSAIFILLHSIFSFFAFKNDMQFWYQNESMEGLSALSVITTFVCDIILALYLYDSENTSWLLLFEMCVGVALSAWKVTKAVHVSFSKNYPFIILKDKKNYTESMTKKYDKIAVKYVGIVLIPCFIGYAIYSLFYYKYKSWYSYIISVLAGTVYTFGFIMMTPQLYINYKLKSVEHLPWKALIYKSLNTFIDDIAFFLIDMPWMHKLSCFRDDIIFLCYIYQRCIYKVDKNRNEKLSHDQPQGQGQISGQNNQPKQVVALQNGRSDKKND, via the coding sequence ATGGGGTCGGCATTAAGCTCTCAGAACGTTGTAACGAGTGGGGCTAACACTCAGAATGACAACAATAATGGTAATGAAAATGCGAGGGTaccattttttcaaaaattagtATCAATAATTATTCAAATGCTAATAATGCATTTAGTgatgtattttatatcaggagggaaaaataaaatggtaCCTAAAAATGGTAATATAGATGGGAATaagttatttttaaagaatagtTTTGAAAATGGGGATATATttgatgtatatatatttttaagtaacAACCATTCAGTGAATTTtgattacataaaaaataatagcaagttaatacaaataagagaaaaggaattatatatatatagaaaatttagtaattatgaaaaatttgattattcattttatctaAATGATTCATGGAAGaacgaaaaatatatatctgttGCTGTAATTCctcttcatttttacaaaaaacgTGATATGTCTTGTTTACTAAATAgtagtataaaaaaagaatttaagaATCAAATTTTAGTTGACAATATACCAATAACAGTTAAGATGCTTCCATATGAGTTAGAGGAAGAGGAAAAATATAGTTTAATGGGTGAAGACTACAAGAAcatgaaaaagaaacaaaagaaaaaagagaaaaaagaagagttctatcatataaagaaaagaattgACATCAATATTGTACATGATTTGTCCCAACatagaataaatgaatttaataTGCCTCATTTAAAAACATggaaaattaatatacacACAAATACGTATACACCacctatatttttatctgaTTTTTGGTTAATTGAAAGTGATTATTATGTGTTAGATAAAGTGTTACTAAAAGATAAAGATAAAAGAACTAACTACATTTCTATATATGATCCATATaggataagaaaaaaaataaaggatgtagattcctttttaataatagaaaaaaatatggatgaaaataaattactaaacatagaaataaattatggtACTTGTagttttatgtattatatgtttataaaacaaatggaTACATCTATCCGAATAATGGATAGgaataataacaaaacatTTTCCTTTCAAAACTTGACTAACGCAACTGccaataaagaaataaatatgatgaaaaaaatattaatgacaactaatatatatatgttaatctTTTCagctatatttatattactacattctatattctctttttttgcATTCAAGAATGATATGCAATTCTGGTACCAGAATGAATCAATGGAAGGATTATCAGCACTTAGTGTCATAACGACATTTGTATGTGATATCATTTTAgcattatatttgtatgattCAGAAAATACCTCATGGTTATTACTATTTGAAATGTGTGTAGGTGTTGCATTATCAGCATGGAAAGTAACAAAAGCTGTCCACGTTTCTTTTAGCAAAAATtatccttttattattttgaaagataaaaaaaattataccgAATCTATGactaaaaaatatgacaaaATAGCGGTGAAATATGTAGGAATTGTTTTAATACCATGTTTTATTGGATACGCTatttattctcttttttattataaatataaatcatggtattcatatattatctCTGTGTTAGCGGGAACAGTTTATACCTTTGGTTTTATCATGATGACACCTCAactttacataaattataagtTAAAATCAGTTGAACATTTACCATGGAAAGCGCTTATATACAAATCGTTGAACACCTTTATTGATGATATTGCTTTCTTTCTAATTGATATGCCATGGATGCATAAGTTATCATGCTTCCGTGAtgatatcatatttttatgttacatTTATCAAAGGTGCATATACAAAGTAGATAAAAACAGAAATGAAAAACTTTCTCATGATCAACCGCAAGGCCAAGGTCAAATTAGCGGACAGAATAATCAGCCAAAACAAGTGGTTGCGTTGCAAAATGGTAGAAGCGATAAGAAAAATGACtag
- a CDS encoding ribosomal protein S14 — translation MLSFMKFFLSYLILVHSHIFSIKVKYTCHLFLNNYSTFQKKRKQNYLKTINPLNLKKRLDPNNKYTVIKRHEAKIQRNLKRKYLIERYKEKRELLKKYISEASSPIEYVYWKYKLSLLPRDSCPGEQEAITHFSVCVDIKLEN, via the exons ATGTTGagttttatgaaatttttcctttcttaCCTTATTTTAGTCCATTCACACATTTTTAGCATTAAAGTGAAGTACACTtgtcatttatttttaaataactatTCAACTTTTCAAAAGAAGAggaaacaaaattatttaaaaacaataaaccctttaaatttaaaaaagaggtTAGACccaaataacaaatatactGTTATAAAAAGACATGAAGCAAAAATTCAAAGGaacttaaaaagaaaatatctTATTGAAagatataaggaaaaaagggagttattaaaaaaatatatatcagaAGCATCGTCTCCCATTGAATATGTTTACTGGAAATACAAACTCTCATTGTTACCGAGGGATTCCTGCCCA GGAGAGCAAGAGGCTATAACGCATTTTTCGGTCTGTGTAGACATCAAGCTCGAAAATTGA